A region of Kribbella sp. NBC_01245 DNA encodes the following proteins:
- a CDS encoding WS/DGAT/MGAT family O-acyltransferase has protein sequence MPDRLTSLDLTFLAAESAATPMHVGTVDIFEPPEHTEEGFDYESLVALIRDRIAFVPRYRQRVQQVPGRFAGPVWVDDEDFDITFHVRRSALPRPGTHAQLLELVARIMSRRLDRARPLWEMYLVEGLQGDRFAIIAKSHQALVDGSGTVDIGQVVLDSTAHPRETPVDSWQPEHPPSALELLAGVFSDAMRHPTAVLELARAEMASLTGQTSVREVLGDVVGSVVAQRHVQESSLHVKTSGQRRFTTVETSLEDYRTVRAMHGGTVNDVVLAAVAGALRAWMMTRGESVSPTRGVRAVVPVSIRDDEEDGEPTSLGSRVIASTVNLPVGENSPVMRLHQISYQTKAHKDTGRAVSARSLVGIAGFAPTTLHALAARVAATTIRPADDVVITNVPGPQFPLFAAGARMLASYPVVPLLQGQGLAVGVTSYDGKVSFGLNADRTAMPDLAVFAQCLTDALDELVDTTKGSRNRAARGRKSKPRTKKAGA, from the coding sequence ATGCCGGATCGGCTGACGTCGCTGGATCTCACCTTCCTGGCCGCGGAGAGCGCGGCCACCCCTATGCACGTTGGCACGGTCGACATCTTCGAACCGCCCGAGCACACCGAAGAGGGGTTCGACTACGAGAGCCTGGTGGCGCTGATCCGGGACCGGATCGCGTTCGTGCCGCGGTATCGCCAGCGGGTCCAGCAGGTGCCCGGCCGGTTCGCGGGCCCGGTGTGGGTCGATGACGAGGACTTCGACATCACCTTCCATGTACGGCGCTCCGCCCTGCCACGCCCCGGGACGCATGCCCAGCTGCTGGAGTTGGTCGCGCGGATCATGTCGCGCCGCCTCGACCGCGCCCGCCCGCTCTGGGAGATGTACCTGGTCGAAGGCCTGCAGGGCGACCGGTTCGCGATCATCGCCAAGTCCCACCAGGCCCTGGTCGACGGCAGCGGCACGGTCGATATCGGCCAGGTCGTGCTCGACTCGACGGCCCACCCGCGCGAGACGCCGGTCGATTCCTGGCAGCCGGAGCACCCGCCATCCGCGCTGGAGCTGCTGGCCGGCGTCTTCTCCGATGCGATGCGTCATCCGACCGCCGTGCTGGAGCTCGCGCGTGCCGAGATGGCCAGCCTGACCGGGCAGACCTCGGTGCGCGAGGTCCTTGGTGACGTCGTCGGCTCGGTCGTCGCGCAGCGCCACGTGCAGGAGAGTTCCCTGCATGTGAAGACGTCCGGCCAACGCCGGTTCACCACGGTCGAGACCTCCCTCGAGGATTACCGGACCGTTCGGGCCATGCACGGCGGCACGGTGAACGACGTGGTGCTCGCGGCCGTCGCAGGGGCGTTGCGGGCCTGGATGATGACCCGCGGCGAGAGCGTCAGCCCGACCCGCGGCGTGCGGGCCGTCGTACCGGTCAGCATCCGGGACGACGAGGAGGACGGCGAGCCGACCTCGCTGGGTTCACGGGTGATCGCCTCCACGGTCAACCTGCCGGTCGGGGAGAACTCGCCGGTCATGCGGCTGCACCAGATCTCGTACCAGACCAAGGCGCACAAGGACACCGGCCGGGCGGTCAGTGCGCGCTCGCTGGTCGGGATCGCCGGGTTCGCGCCGACCACGTTGCACGCGCTCGCGGCCCGAGTGGCGGCGACCACGATCCGGCCGGCCGACGACGTGGTGATCACGAACGTGCCGGGGCCGCAGTTCCCCCTGTTCGCGGCAGGCGCGCGCATGCTCGCGTCGTACCCGGTGGTCCCGTTGTTGCAGGGGCAAGGGCTCGCGGTCGGCGTCACGTCGTACGACGGCAAGGTGTCGTTCGGGCTGAACGCGGATCGCACCGCGATGCCCGATCTCGCCGTGTTCGCGCAGTGCCTGACCGACGCGCTGGACGAGCTGGTCGATACCACCAAGGGCAGCCGGAACCGCGCCGCCCGTGGCCGGAAGAGCAAGCCGAGAACCAAGAAGGCAGGCGCATGA
- a CDS encoding cupredoxin domain-containing protein produces the protein MRSTFTRGTALALLPTLGMLVLAGCGNEGDTGAGGTPSTTPSSTPSSTPSATPSTSTPPKALTPSNTADPSGEEADVTIDVVIANGKVSPSGVSVKAKAGQTVRITGTSDVEEQLHVHGYEKELDLAPGKPKAVTFKADTKGAFEIETHESAKLVAKLVVS, from the coding sequence ATGCGTTCGACGTTCACCCGCGGCACCGCGCTCGCGCTCCTCCCCACCCTCGGCATGCTCGTGCTGGCCGGTTGTGGCAACGAGGGCGACACCGGAGCCGGCGGAACGCCCAGCACGACCCCGTCGAGCACGCCTTCCAGCACGCCTTCCGCCACTCCCTCGACGTCGACCCCGCCGAAGGCTTTGACGCCGTCCAACACGGCCGACCCGTCCGGTGAAGAGGCCGACGTGACGATCGACGTCGTGATCGCCAACGGCAAGGTCTCGCCCAGCGGTGTCAGCGTGAAGGCCAAGGCCGGCCAGACCGTGCGCATCACCGGGACCAGCGATGTCGAGGAGCAGTTGCACGTCCATGGCTACGAGAAGGAGCTCGATCTCGCTCCCGGCAAGCCGAAGGCCGTGACCTTCAAGGCCGACACCAAGGGCGCCTTCGAGATCGAGACGCACGAGTCGGCGAAACTCGTCGCCAAGCTCGTCGTGTCCTGA